The following proteins come from a genomic window of Sinorhizobium fredii NGR234:
- a CDS encoding TfuA-like protein: protein MKIVFVGPTVPDAATLVGDALAVRPPATQGDILRAVYDGATVIGLIDGNFEYVAPVWHKEILFALSLGVTVLGAASMGALRAAECAAFGMVGIGEIFRQYMADETADDSDVALLHAPEELGYTALTVPLVNLRATLRHLTEQNRLTATDAAEIADVAADLFYKERTWNAILGHAGLSAHIDAAMLRAEYVDQKRIDALELFEALRRMPAERHAPPQDWTFNTTSLWATMLSQLPLTDEKSDA from the coding sequence ATGAAAATCGTCTTCGTCGGTCCGACCGTCCCTGATGCGGCGACGCTGGTTGGCGATGCACTGGCGGTCCGGCCGCCCGCCACACAAGGCGATATCCTCCGCGCCGTCTATGACGGGGCCACGGTCATCGGTCTGATCGATGGCAATTTCGAGTACGTCGCCCCGGTTTGGCACAAGGAAATACTCTTCGCACTCTCGCTGGGCGTGACGGTCCTCGGTGCCGCCAGCATGGGGGCACTACGGGCGGCCGAATGCGCCGCCTTCGGCATGGTCGGGATCGGCGAAATTTTCCGCCAGTACATGGCCGACGAGACGGCGGACGATTCGGACGTGGCGCTGCTGCACGCGCCGGAGGAGCTCGGCTATACGGCGCTGACCGTGCCCCTCGTCAATCTGCGCGCCACGCTTCGCCACCTCACCGAACAGAACCGCTTGACCGCCACGGATGCGGCCGAGATCGCTGACGTGGCGGCAGACCTTTTCTACAAGGAACGCACCTGGAACGCGATTCTTGGCCATGCCGGGCTTTCAGCGCACATCGATGCTGCGATGCTGCGCGCCGAATATGTCGACCAGAAGCGCATCGATGCGCTCGAGCTTTTTGAAGCGCTGCGACGGATGCCGGCGGAAAGACACGCTCCGCCGCAGGACTGGACCTTCAACACGACCAGTCTCTGGGCGACGATGCTGAGCCAGCTGCCGCTCACCGATGAAAAGTCGGATGCTTGA
- a CDS encoding PaaX family transcriptional regulator C-terminal domain-containing protein, with product MATGEGADDRIADLVDDILVQTPLKAAAFIVTIYGDVVEPRGGVVWIGNLIETCAAVSISETLVRTAVSRLVAAGQLVGEREGRRSYYRLSTAAGSEFAAAARIIFGSAEEESWQLVHLTGAEVEERMQALERAGYARLDPRLAIGPARQVAGLADALTLRAHSDDPKALAAFVQAYWNLAPHAAAYRLFLDQFRPVAALAEKHPVAPATALTMRLLLIHRFRTVLLRDPRLPAAALPPDWPGLEARRLFAALYLLLSPSADDHIGRNFISASGPLRAMTEEIEKRLSLLETQA from the coding sequence ATGGCAACGGGCGAAGGGGCAGACGATCGGATCGCGGATCTCGTCGATGACATTCTCGTCCAGACGCCGTTGAAGGCCGCCGCGTTCATCGTGACGATCTATGGAGACGTCGTGGAGCCGCGCGGCGGCGTTGTGTGGATCGGCAATCTGATCGAGACCTGCGCCGCGGTCAGCATCAGCGAGACGCTGGTGCGGACGGCCGTCTCGCGCCTGGTCGCCGCCGGGCAACTAGTCGGGGAAAGAGAAGGACGGCGCAGCTACTATCGCCTTTCAACAGCAGCCGGCAGCGAGTTCGCTGCCGCGGCACGAATCATTTTCGGCAGCGCCGAAGAGGAAAGCTGGCAACTCGTCCATCTGACCGGCGCTGAAGTCGAGGAAAGAATGCAGGCGCTCGAACGGGCCGGCTACGCGCGGCTGGACCCGCGCCTGGCAATCGGTCCGGCAAGGCAGGTGGCAGGATTGGCCGACGCGCTGACCCTGCGTGCTCATTCGGACGATCCGAAGGCACTCGCGGCTTTCGTCCAGGCGTACTGGAACCTCGCGCCGCACGCCGCCGCCTATCGCCTGTTTCTCGACCAGTTCCGGCCGGTTGCAGCTCTTGCAGAGAAGCACCCGGTGGCGCCGGCCACAGCACTGACGATGCGGCTCCTTCTGATCCATCGCTTCCGCACCGTCCTCTTGCGTGATCCCCGCTTGCCCGCCGCCGCCTTGCCTCCGGATTGGCCCGGCCTGGAGGCACGCCGTCTCTTCGCAGCGCTTTACCTTCTCCTGTCGCCCTCCGCCGACGACCACATCGGTCGCAACTTCATCAGTGCGTCCGGCCCGCTCCGTGCCATGACCGAGGAGATTGAGAAGCGTCTATCACTGCTCGAAACACAGGCTTAG
- a CDS encoding Lrp/AsnC family transcriptional regulator: MMNTLNLDLVDRKILRVLQEQADISHAALAEAVGASPASCWRRIKALDTAGVLGKAVRLVNPEMVGRGLNVFCHVRMKSHDPVARRSFERFVESHEEVLECYSMSGEWDYLLRVVVADVADYERLLMHGILTHDAVANSSSHFALKSVKYSTAVPV; the protein is encoded by the coding sequence ATGATGAATACTCTCAATCTCGATCTAGTCGACCGAAAGATCCTGAGAGTCCTTCAGGAACAGGCCGACATCAGCCATGCGGCGCTCGCCGAGGCGGTCGGTGCCTCGCCGGCCTCCTGCTGGCGGCGTATCAAGGCGCTCGATACGGCCGGCGTGCTTGGAAAGGCCGTTCGGCTCGTCAATCCCGAGATGGTCGGCCGCGGGCTGAATGTGTTCTGCCATGTGCGGATGAAATCGCACGACCCGGTGGCGCGCCGCAGCTTCGAGCGCTTTGTGGAGAGCCACGAAGAAGTGCTGGAATGCTATTCGATGTCGGGCGAGTGGGACTATCTCTTACGTGTCGTCGTGGCGGACGTTGCGGATTACGAACGATTGCTGATGCACGGCATCCTGACGCATGATGCGGTTGCGAATTCGTCATCGCATTTCGCCCTGAAGAGCGTGAAATACTCGACCGCGGTTCCGGTGTGA
- a CDS encoding helix-turn-helix domain-containing protein, with translation MKKNPNPIDTFVGSRVRMRRLMVGMSQEKLADGLGITFQQVQKYEKGTNRIGASRLQAIADILGVHPSFFFQQDEKAQSRETAADVHESHEISSFVASKEGIALNRAFLKIVDPVLRKKIIALVAAMAHSGEIEQAAVASAARHEEILHG, from the coding sequence GATCGATACCTTCGTCGGTTCGCGTGTTCGAATGCGCAGACTGATGGTTGGAATGAGCCAGGAGAAACTGGCCGACGGCCTCGGCATCACGTTCCAGCAAGTGCAGAAATACGAGAAGGGCACGAACCGCATCGGCGCGAGCCGGTTGCAGGCGATCGCCGATATCCTCGGCGTTCATCCGAGCTTTTTCTTCCAGCAGGACGAAAAGGCCCAGTCGCGCGAGACCGCGGCCGATGTACACGAGTCGCACGAAATCTCCTCCTTCGTCGCCTCGAAAGAGGGGATCGCCCTCAACAGGGCCTTCCTGAAGATCGTCGATCCGGTGTTGCGGAAGAAGATCATCGCTCTCGTCGCCGCCATGGCGCATTCGGGCGAAATAGAACAGGCCGCCGTGGCGTCCGCAGCCCGCCATGAGGAAATCTTGCACGGCTGA